From Phenylobacterium montanum, the proteins below share one genomic window:
- a CDS encoding imm11 family protein produces the protein MTNIYRMKAKFSTDLALAVGGSDDLPLIELSYNVRRGEGKNFQLSMYQRVKMKPPKLAAELVLRKEDFDFDYFQWGPTVLVSERMRQVMALDAATARYLEVDSSRSAPLPRSKNYKILEPEADEDVSDLERSEYEMVQFMPGLPSTPSLYGHLVVRTDTEPRHELFYDAFFTADIFCTEAFALRVLRAGCTGVEFGVLNEGEHRLCRTLRGIERVRGYDEARQEIMELV, from the coding sequence ATGACCAATATATACCGGATGAAGGCGAAATTTTCGACAGACCTGGCTTTGGCGGTCGGCGGCTCCGATGATCTTCCTTTGATAGAATTGAGCTACAATGTCCGGCGCGGCGAGGGGAAGAATTTTCAGCTGAGCATGTATCAGCGTGTAAAAATGAAACCTCCGAAGTTGGCGGCGGAACTTGTGCTTCGGAAAGAAGATTTCGATTTCGATTATTTTCAGTGGGGGCCGACGGTGCTGGTGTCGGAAAGGATGCGGCAGGTCATGGCGCTCGACGCCGCTACCGCGCGCTATCTTGAAGTCGACTCCAGCAGATCGGCGCCGCTGCCGCGATCGAAGAACTACAAGATCTTGGAGCCTGAGGCGGACGAAGACGTGTCAGACCTGGAAAGGTCGGAATACGAGATGGTCCAATTCATGCCCGGTCTGCCTTCGACGCCCAGTTTGTACGGCCACCTCGTAGTGCGCACCGACACAGAGCCGAGGCATGAGCTGTTCTACGACGCCTTCTTCACCGCGGACATCTTCTGTACGGAAGCGTTCGCCCTGCGGGTCCTCAGGGCCGGTTGCACCGGTGTGGAGTTCGGCGTGCTGAATGAGGGAGAGCATCGACTCTGCCGGACGCTGCGTGGAATCGAAAGAGTCCGGGGCTACGACGAGGCCCGCCAGGAAATCATGGAACTGGTTTGA
- a CDS encoding isocitrate lyase yields MTYQGAITPTEQRTPYSGLVAKAQKLIESKGGTWDGISAEGVARMQLQNRFQSGLDIARYTAAIMRADMAAYDADAANYTQSLGCWHGFIGQQKMISIKKHFGTTKGRYLYLSGWMVAALRSEFGPLPDQSMHEKTSVPALIEELYTFLRQADARELGLMFRDLDAARAAGDAAKEKALAEKIDNYQTHVVPIIADIDAGFGNAEATYLLAKKMIEAGACALQIENQVSDEKQCGHQDGKVTVPHDDFLAKVRACRYAFLELGIEDGIIVTRTDSLGAGLTKQIAFSSQPGDIGDQYNSFLDCEELAPGDFKNGDVVINRGGKLMRPKRLPSNLFQFRSGTGEDRCVLDCITSLQNGADLLWIETEKPHIEQIAGMVDRIREVIPNAKLVYNNSPSFNWTINFRQQVYDAWKAAGKDVSAYDRAGLMSVEYDATELAAEADERIRTFQRDASKRAGIFHHLITLPTYHTAALSTDNLAKEYFGEQGMLGYVLNVQRQEIRQGIACVKHQNMSGSDIGDDHKEYFAGEAALKAGGKDNTMNQFG; encoded by the coding sequence ATGACCTACCAAGGCGCGATCACCCCGACCGAACAGCGCACGCCCTATTCGGGCCTCGTGGCCAAGGCCCAGAAGCTCATCGAGAGCAAGGGCGGGACCTGGGACGGCATCAGCGCCGAGGGCGTGGCCCGCATGCAGCTGCAGAACCGTTTCCAGTCGGGCCTGGACATCGCCCGCTACACCGCCGCGATCATGCGCGCCGACATGGCCGCCTATGACGCCGACGCCGCCAACTACACCCAGTCGCTGGGCTGCTGGCACGGCTTTATCGGCCAGCAGAAGATGATCTCGATCAAGAAGCACTTCGGCACCACCAAGGGCCGCTACCTCTACCTGTCCGGCTGGATGGTCGCCGCCCTGCGCTCCGAGTTCGGCCCCCTGCCCGACCAGTCGATGCACGAAAAGACCTCGGTCCCGGCCCTGATCGAAGAGCTGTACACCTTCCTGCGCCAGGCCGACGCCCGCGAGCTGGGCCTCATGTTCCGCGACCTCGACGCCGCCCGCGCGGCCGGCGATGCGGCCAAGGAAAAGGCCCTGGCGGAAAAGATCGACAACTATCAGACCCACGTGGTCCCGATCATCGCCGACATCGACGCCGGCTTCGGCAACGCAGAGGCCACCTACCTGTTGGCCAAGAAGATGATCGAGGCCGGCGCCTGCGCCCTGCAGATCGAAAACCAGGTCTCGGACGAAAAGCAGTGCGGCCACCAGGACGGCAAGGTCACCGTCCCGCACGACGACTTCCTGGCCAAGGTCCGCGCCTGCCGCTACGCCTTCCTGGAACTGGGCATCGAGGACGGGATCATCGTCACCCGCACCGACAGCCTGGGCGCGGGCCTAACCAAGCAGATCGCGTTCTCGAGCCAGCCGGGCGACATCGGCGACCAGTACAACAGCTTCCTCGACTGCGAAGAGCTGGCCCCCGGCGACTTCAAGAACGGCGACGTGGTCATCAACCGCGGCGGCAAGCTGATGCGCCCCAAGCGCCTGCCCTCCAACCTGTTCCAGTTCCGTTCCGGCACCGGCGAGGACCGCTGCGTCCTGGACTGCATCACCTCGCTGCAGAACGGCGCCGACCTTTTGTGGATCGAGACCGAAAAGCCGCACATCGAACAGATCGCCGGCATGGTCGACCGCATCCGCGAAGTGATCCCGAACGCCAAGCTGGTCTACAACAACTCGCCCTCGTTCAACTGGACCATCAACTTCCGCCAGCAGGTCTATGACGCCTGGAAGGCGGCGGGCAAGGACGTCTCGGCCTATGACCGCGCCGGCCTGATGAGCGTGGAGTACGACGCGACCGAACTGGCCGCCGAGGCCGACGAGCGCATCCGCACCTTCCAGCGCGACGCCTCCAAGCGGGCGGGCATCTTCCACCACCTGATCACGCTGCCGACCTACCACACCGCGGCCCTGTCCACCGACAACCTGGCCAAGGAGTATTTCGGCGAGCAGGGCATGCTGGGCTACGTGCTGAACGTCCAGCGCCAGGAGATCCGCCAGGGCATCGCCTGCGTGAAGCACCAGAACATGTCCGGCTCGGACATCGGCGACGACCACAAGGAGTACTTTGCCGGGGAGGCGGCCCTGAAGGCCGGCGGCAAGGACAACACCATGAACCAGTTCGGCTAA
- a CDS encoding helix-turn-helix domain-containing protein → MSSQRPVFMGPRLRRLRRDLGLTQTAMAADLEISPSYVALLERNQRPLTADMLLRLARTYKMDMAEIAGDGGAEYTARLQGVLKDPMFADIDLPPLEAADVAASYPGVAEALLRVYTAYKEEQLALADRGAEARAGSSPDADSTDPVGEARRFLAARRNCFPALDEAAERLSQQAGGQAGLIERLKARHGFRVRRLPPEVMVGSLRRLDRHHDEVLLDDSLDTASQTFQLALQLAYLELRDEMDLALKDGSFASDSGERLARRALASYAAAAILMPYAAFARAAEARRYDVEALARQFSASFEQTAHRLTTLQKPGQERVPFFFIRVDPAGNVSKRLDGAGFPFARHGGACPLWSLHNVFKTPREIVTQWLELPDGQRFFSIARTVTAGGGAYGAPRVERAIALGCAAEHAGRLIYTQGQGDLAQVEATPIGVTCRLCQRARCTARSAPPIGRQVLPDDYSRAMAPFGFSDS, encoded by the coding sequence ATGTCCAGCCAGAGACCCGTCTTCATGGGGCCGCGCCTGCGTCGGCTGCGGCGCGACCTGGGCCTGACCCAGACGGCCATGGCGGCCGACCTGGAGATCTCGCCGTCCTATGTGGCGCTTCTGGAGCGCAACCAGCGGCCCCTGACCGCCGACATGCTGCTGCGTCTGGCGCGCACCTACAAGATGGACATGGCCGAGATCGCCGGGGACGGCGGGGCCGAATACACCGCGCGGCTGCAAGGGGTGCTGAAGGACCCGATGTTCGCCGACATCGACTTGCCGCCGCTGGAGGCCGCCGACGTGGCCGCCAGCTATCCCGGCGTCGCCGAGGCCCTGCTGCGCGTCTACACCGCCTACAAGGAAGAGCAGCTGGCCCTGGCCGACCGGGGCGCGGAGGCGCGGGCGGGCTCCAGTCCGGACGCGGACTCCACCGATCCCGTCGGCGAGGCGCGGCGCTTCCTGGCCGCCCGCCGCAACTGTTTCCCGGCCCTGGACGAGGCGGCCGAGCGGCTGTCGCAGCAGGCCGGCGGCCAGGCGGGGCTGATCGAGCGGCTGAAGGCCCGGCACGGCTTTCGCGTGCGCCGCCTGCCGCCCGAGGTGATGGTCGGATCGCTGCGACGGCTGGACCGGCACCATGACGAGGTGCTGCTCGACGACAGCCTGGACACCGCCAGCCAGACCTTCCAGCTGGCCCTGCAACTCGCCTATCTGGAGCTGAGGGACGAGATGGACCTGGCGCTGAAGGACGGCAGCTTCGCCAGCGACAGCGGCGAGCGCCTGGCCCGCCGCGCATTGGCCAGCTACGCCGCCGCCGCCATACTGATGCCCTATGCCGCCTTCGCCCGGGCGGCCGAGGCCCGGCGCTACGACGTCGAGGCCCTGGCGCGTCAGTTCAGCGCCAGCTTCGAGCAGACCGCCCACCGCCTGACCACGCTGCAGAAGCCGGGGCAGGAGCGGGTGCCGTTCTTCTTCATCCGGGTCGATCCAGCGGGCAACGTCTCCAAGCGGCTGGACGGCGCCGGCTTTCCCTTCGCCCGGCACGGCGGCGCCTGCCCCCTGTGGTCGTTGCACAACGTCTTCAAGACCCCGCGCGAGATCGTCACCCAGTGGCTGGAGCTGCCGGACGGGCAGCGCTTCTTCTCCATCGCCCGAACGGTCACCGCCGGCGGCGGGGCCTATGGCGCGCCCAGGGTCGAGCGGGCTATCGCCCTCGGCTGTGCGGCCGAGCACGCGGGCCGGCTGATCTATACCCAAGGCCAGGGCGACCTCGCCCAGGTGGAAGCGACGCCGATTGGGGTCACCTGCCGCCTGTGCCAGCGGGCGCGCTGCACGGCCAGGTCCGCCCCGCCGATCGGCCGCCAGGTGCTGCCTGACGACTACAGTCGCGCCATGGCGCCCTTCGGCTTTTCCGACAGTTGA
- a CDS encoding PAS domain S-box protein: MFVTTWLSVLISTYTKGVVPIWPANAVVLAAMLARPEGQWAPLLAFGFVGGLLGNLAGGNPTALSVILSASNAIEVSICSFGLRFVLKGPPDFSKRRDLVTFVLLCSAAAITSALTTSRFFEGYRGRESLRDILMWTLSDGLGLLIVTPALISFTGPKLRAALGGAGKWRAAAMLAAFAATDCMAFLQTRYSVLFVVSAAMLVLVFELETVGAAAGLVLTALIGEGLSVFGFGPTPLVGQTAHESELSLQIFLGVSAVLNLSVGAALARSRRLQADLAESEARYRLLTDKAVDITLRYDPDWIIEFVSPAVRRLGYEPAALIGTKVTDLMHPKDRASTRRARSALAGGARDLDAADLEFRVRCADGKWVWMQGSPSPLTNDKGEVTGALSVWRDVSVRKAAELALAESEAKFRMLAENVSDVITRADLNGVLTYLSPSCETVFGYKPEELVGRNSLDYMHPDDRARVSARVRAVIEHPATGLSIRLEYRLKRKDGQYAWIEADPTLVLDPQSGRPIAIQDCVRDVSARKALEAELVRKQREAEAATIAKSDFLANMSHEIRTPLTGIIGFGALLEEVKGLPPAAVRHIARITTASQTLLSVVNDILDFSKIDAGQIELDPHAFAPAAFITETVTLVSSHAAAKGLALEVRPSGALPVAAFADWARIRQILLNLLTNAIKFTEGGSVTVIADYTMALGGSLRFEVIDTGIGVPEELSHRLFQRFSQVDGSISREFGGTGLGLAICKGLVDAMGGEIGVESQLGQGSTFWFTVPAPAADQVEAEPARESGAFEVGALRILLVDDVEMNRALVVAMLTPFDVEVVEAAGGAEAVSAAMQQPFDLILMDLQMPGMDGLAASRAIRANSNLNYETPILALSANILPAHLAACREAGMNDHIAKPIRPEDLLGKIAHWGEPQRTAAAADGSTARA; encoded by the coding sequence GTGTTCGTCACCACTTGGCTCAGCGTCCTGATCAGCACCTATACCAAGGGGGTGGTGCCAATCTGGCCGGCCAACGCCGTGGTGCTGGCGGCGATGCTGGCGCGGCCCGAGGGCCAGTGGGCGCCGCTGCTGGCATTCGGCTTTGTGGGCGGCCTCCTGGGCAACCTCGCCGGCGGCAACCCGACGGCCTTGAGCGTGATCCTTTCGGCCTCCAATGCGATCGAGGTTTCGATCTGCAGCTTCGGCCTGCGCTTCGTGCTGAAGGGGCCGCCGGATTTTTCCAAGCGCCGGGACCTCGTGACCTTCGTGCTGCTCTGCTCGGCGGCGGCGATCACCTCGGCCCTGACCACCTCCCGCTTCTTCGAAGGTTATCGGGGGCGCGAGTCGCTGCGCGACATCCTGATGTGGACCCTGTCCGACGGGCTCGGGCTGCTGATCGTGACGCCGGCCTTGATCAGTTTCACCGGGCCGAAACTCCGGGCCGCGCTTGGCGGCGCCGGGAAATGGCGCGCAGCGGCCATGCTCGCGGCCTTCGCCGCCACCGACTGCATGGCCTTCCTGCAGACCCGCTATTCTGTGCTCTTCGTCGTCTCGGCAGCGATGCTGGTGCTGGTGTTCGAGCTTGAGACAGTCGGCGCAGCAGCCGGCCTGGTCTTGACGGCCCTGATCGGCGAGGGTCTTAGCGTTTTCGGCTTCGGCCCGACCCCCCTGGTCGGCCAGACCGCGCATGAGAGCGAGCTTTCGCTGCAGATCTTCCTGGGCGTGTCGGCGGTGCTGAACCTTTCAGTGGGCGCGGCCCTGGCTCGCAGCCGCCGCCTGCAGGCTGACCTGGCCGAAAGCGAGGCGCGCTATCGCCTGCTGACCGACAAGGCGGTCGACATCACCCTGCGCTACGATCCCGACTGGATCATCGAATTCGTCTCGCCGGCCGTGCGGCGCCTCGGATACGAGCCTGCAGCCCTGATCGGAACCAAGGTGACCGATCTGATGCACCCGAAAGACCGAGCCTCCACGCGCCGCGCCAGGAGCGCCCTGGCGGGGGGCGCGCGGGACCTGGATGCGGCCGATCTCGAATTCCGCGTGCGATGCGCCGACGGAAAGTGGGTCTGGATGCAGGGCAGTCCCTCACCCCTGACCAACGACAAGGGCGAAGTCACCGGCGCCCTTTCGGTCTGGCGCGATGTCAGCGTGCGCAAGGCGGCCGAGCTGGCCCTGGCGGAAAGCGAAGCCAAGTTCCGCATGCTGGCCGAAAACGTCAGCGACGTGATCACCAGGGCCGACCTGAATGGCGTGCTGACCTATCTGTCTCCATCCTGCGAGACGGTGTTCGGCTACAAGCCGGAGGAGTTGGTCGGCCGCAACAGCCTCGACTACATGCACCCAGACGATCGGGCGCGGGTGTCGGCGCGGGTGCGCGCGGTGATCGAGCACCCAGCCACCGGGCTTTCGATCCGCCTAGAGTACCGTCTGAAACGCAAGGATGGCCAATACGCCTGGATCGAGGCCGATCCGACCTTGGTGCTGGACCCTCAAAGCGGGCGGCCGATCGCGATCCAGGATTGCGTGCGCGACGTCAGCGCCCGCAAGGCGCTGGAGGCCGAACTGGTGCGCAAGCAGCGCGAGGCCGAGGCGGCGACCATCGCAAAGAGCGATTTCCTGGCCAATATGAGCCACGAGATCAGGACCCCGCTGACCGGCATCATCGGCTTCGGCGCGCTCCTGGAAGAGGTCAAGGGCCTGCCGCCGGCCGCCGTCCGCCATATCGCGCGCATCACCACCGCCAGCCAGACCCTGTTGTCGGTGGTCAACGACATCCTGGACTTCTCCAAGATCGACGCCGGCCAGATCGAGCTGGACCCGCACGCCTTCGCCCCCGCCGCCTTCATCACCGAGACCGTCACCCTGGTCTCCAGCCACGCCGCGGCCAAGGGATTGGCGCTGGAGGTCCGGCCCTCAGGCGCCCTGCCGGTCGCGGCCTTCGCCGACTGGGCCCGCATCCGCCAGATCCTGCTGAACCTGCTGACCAACGCGATCAAGTTCACCGAGGGCGGCTCTGTGACCGTGATCGCCGACTATACGATGGCCCTCGGCGGGTCGTTGCGCTTCGAGGTGATCGACACCGGCATCGGCGTGCCCGAGGAGCTGTCGCACCGGCTGTTCCAGCGCTTCTCCCAGGTCGACGGGTCGATCTCGCGCGAGTTCGGCGGGACGGGCCTGGGCCTCGCCATCTGCAAGGGGCTAGTGGATGCGATGGGCGGCGAGATCGGGGTCGAAAGCCAGCTCGGGCAGGGCTCGACCTTCTGGTTCACCGTCCCCGCCCCTGCGGCCGACCAGGTCGAGGCCGAGCCGGCCCGGGAGAGCGGCGCCTTCGAGGTCGGCGCCTTGCGCATCCTCCTCGTGGACGACGTGGAGATGAACCGCGCGCTGGTGGTGGCCATGCTGACGCCGTTCGACGTCGAGGTGGTCGAAGCCGCCGGCGGCGCCGAGGCGGTCAGCGCGGCCATGCAGCAGCCCTTCGACCTGATCCTGATGGACCTGCAGATGCCCGGCATGGACGGCCTGGCCGCTTCCCGCGCCATCCGCGCCAATTCCAACCTCAACTACGAGACGCCGATCCTGGCCCTCAGCGCCAACATCTTGCCGGCGCACTTGGCCGCCTGTCGCGAGGCCGGCATGAACGACCATATCGCCAAGCCGATTCGGCCGGAGGACCTTTTGGGCAAGATCGCCCACTGGGGCGAACCTCAGCGGACAGCGGCGGCTGCTGACGGCTCGACCGCCCGCGCCTGA
- a CDS encoding TetR/AcrR family transcriptional regulator, which translates to MDTASPVAAPRTRRRKKPEDRRQDLLDAAVACLAEHGPRGATGREVCRRAGVSHGLLQHYFGAQEDLFLEAYEALSARFLDDLARALGAASEPRIALRALFQALFSKDWGGADIFGAWIAFWSMVGSDPRFARVHDEHKRRQESLLATAFQRRAPTAAGLPAEDCAMLMSAVMDGLWLEFCLSPGALAAERAVDLCCKALDRILGEAEAPN; encoded by the coding sequence GTGGATACAGCCTCTCCCGTCGCGGCCCCCCGCACCCGGCGCCGCAAAAAGCCCGAGGACCGGCGACAGGACCTGCTGGACGCAGCCGTCGCCTGCCTGGCCGAGCACGGCCCGCGGGGCGCCACGGGGCGAGAGGTCTGCCGGCGCGCGGGCGTGTCGCACGGCCTGCTGCAGCACTATTTCGGCGCCCAGGAGGACCTGTTTCTCGAGGCCTACGAGGCGCTGTCGGCGCGCTTCCTGGACGACCTGGCCCGCGCCCTTGGCGCAGCGAGCGAGCCGCGGATCGCCCTGCGGGCCCTATTCCAGGCGCTGTTTTCGAAGGACTGGGGCGGCGCAGACATCTTCGGAGCCTGGATCGCCTTCTGGTCCATGGTCGGCTCGGACCCGCGCTTCGCCCGCGTACACGACGAGCACAAGCGCCGGCAGGAAAGCCTGCTGGCCACGGCTTTCCAGAGGCGAGCGCCGACAGCCGCCGGCCTGCCCGCCGAGGACTGCGCCATGCTGATGTCGGCGGTGATGGACGGCCTGTGGTTGGAATTCTGCCTGTCGCCGGGCGCCCTCGCGGCCGAACGCGCCGTCGACCTCTGCTGCAAGGCGCTCGATCGCATTCTGGGCGAAGCGGAAGCCCCGAACTGA
- a CDS encoding LacI family DNA-binding transcriptional regulator, which produces MNKRTARRGSNVVTIRDVARHAGVSPMTVSRVVNGESNVREPTRAKVAASIKALNYSPNLAARSLASADALKIGLLYSNPSAAYLSEFLVGCLEQSSQSGCQLLIEKCDGPKSEQAAIEKLLAAGADGVILPPPLCDSETAQKALIGSGAPVVAVATGREREDLPAVRIDDFEAARAMTRHLLSLGHRDIAFIKGNPNQTASAERERGFDAAMAEAGAQVAKGHVVQGYFTYRSGLDAAEALLKKGARPSAIFASNDDMAAATVAVAHRMGLDVPRDLTVAGFDDTALATTVWPNLTTVRQPIGEMARAAVVLLIEQIRRKRGGQPPEVAHKLLKYTLVKRDSTAAHTG; this is translated from the coding sequence GTGAACAAGAGGACCGCGCGCCGCGGCAGCAACGTGGTGACCATCCGCGACGTGGCGCGCCACGCCGGCGTCTCGCCGATGACGGTCTCGCGGGTGGTCAACGGCGAGAGCAACGTGCGCGAGCCGACCCGCGCCAAGGTCGCAGCCTCGATCAAGGCGCTGAACTATTCGCCGAACCTTGCCGCGCGCAGCCTGGCCAGCGCCGACGCCCTGAAGATCGGCCTGCTCTATTCCAATCCCAGCGCCGCCTATCTCAGCGAGTTCCTGGTCGGCTGCCTGGAGCAGAGCAGCCAGAGCGGGTGTCAGCTGCTGATCGAGAAATGTGACGGGCCCAAGAGCGAGCAGGCGGCGATCGAGAAGCTGCTGGCCGCCGGCGCCGATGGGGTGATCCTGCCGCCGCCCCTGTGTGATTCCGAGACCGCGCAGAAAGCCTTGATCGGCTCGGGCGCGCCGGTGGTCGCCGTGGCCACCGGGCGGGAGCGGGAAGACCTGCCGGCGGTGCGGATCGACGACTTCGAGGCCGCACGGGCGATGACCCGGCACCTGTTGTCGCTCGGCCATCGCGACATCGCCTTCATCAAGGGCAACCCGAACCAGACCGCCAGCGCCGAGCGCGAGCGTGGCTTTGACGCCGCCATGGCCGAGGCGGGCGCCCAGGTCGCCAAGGGCCATGTGGTGCAGGGCTATTTCACCTATCGCTCCGGCCTCGACGCCGCCGAGGCCCTGCTCAAGAAGGGCGCCAGGCCCAGCGCCATCTTCGCCAGCAACGACGACATGGCCGCCGCCACCGTCGCTGTCGCCCATCGCATGGGCCTGGACGTGCCCCGCGACCTGACCGTCGCCGGCTTCGACGACACGGCGCTGGCGACAACGGTCTGGCCGAACCTGACCACGGTGCGCCAGCCGATCGGCGAGATGGCGCGGGCGGCGGTGGTGCTGCTGATCGAGCAGATTCGCCGCAAACGAGGCGGCCAGCCGCCCGAGGTGGCGCACAAGCTCTTGAAATACACCCTGGTGAAGCGGGATTCGACCGCGGCCCACACAGGCTGA
- a CDS encoding fumarylacetoacetate hydrolase family protein, translating to MLDLLPVDWRAATLVGRADLGEGPTPILVRRGEVFDVSAIVPTVSALMDAWPLAEGAGRSLGRIDELAFDIAAVLLAPIDLQCVKAAGVTFAVSAVERVIEERARGDAGRALAIREALKERVGADIRAVQPGSPAAARLKKALIADGLWSQYLEVAIGPDAEIFTKAPVLSAVGAGAEVGVRSDSDWNNPEPEIVLVCDGAGRAVGASLGNDVNLRDFEGRSALLLGKAKDNNASCAIGPFVRLFDEGFTLDDVRQAEVALRIDGPEGYRLEGVSSMAQISRDPLELVRQALSEHQYPDGFALFLGTLFAPTQDRDTPGRGFTHKVGDVVRVSTPKLGALQNRVTTSKAAPPWTLGIGQLMGNLARRGLLPAPGDL from the coding sequence GTGCTTGATCTTCTGCCGGTGGACTGGCGCGCGGCGACCCTGGTCGGCCGCGCCGATCTGGGCGAGGGGCCGACGCCGATCCTGGTGCGCCGGGGCGAGGTGTTCGACGTTTCGGCGATCGTACCCACCGTCTCGGCCCTGATGGACGCCTGGCCGCTGGCCGAAGGCGCCGGCCGCTCGCTCGGCCGAATCGACGAACTGGCTTTCGACATCGCCGCGGTGCTCCTGGCCCCCATCGACCTGCAGTGTGTGAAGGCCGCCGGCGTGACCTTCGCCGTCTCGGCGGTCGAGCGGGTGATCGAGGAGCGCGCGCGAGGGGACGCCGGCAGGGCTCTGGCGATCCGCGAGGCGCTGAAGGAGCGGGTGGGCGCCGACATCCGCGCGGTCCAACCGGGCTCGCCCGCAGCGGCGCGGCTGAAGAAGGCCCTGATCGCCGACGGCCTCTGGTCGCAATACCTGGAAGTCGCCATCGGCCCCGACGCCGAGATCTTCACCAAGGCCCCGGTGCTGTCGGCGGTGGGGGCAGGCGCGGAGGTCGGGGTGCGCTCCGACTCCGACTGGAACAATCCCGAGCCCGAGATCGTGCTGGTCTGCGACGGCGCTGGCCGGGCGGTCGGCGCCAGCCTGGGCAACGACGTCAACCTGCGCGACTTCGAGGGCCGCAGCGCGCTGCTCTTGGGCAAGGCCAAGGACAACAACGCCTCCTGCGCCATCGGCCCGTTCGTGCGGCTGTTCGACGAGGGCTTCACCCTGGACGACGTGCGCCAGGCCGAGGTGGCCTTGAGGATCGACGGGCCGGAGGGGTATCGGCTGGAGGGGGTCAGCTCCATGGCCCAGATCAGCCGCGATCCGCTTGAGCTGGTCCGCCAGGCCCTCAGCGAGCACCAGTACCCCGACGGTTTCGCCCTGTTCCTCGGGACCCTGTTCGCGCCGACCCAGGACCGCGACACCCCGGGCCGCGGTTTCACCCATAAGGTCGGCGATGTCGTGCGGGTCTCGACCCCAAAGCTCGGCGCGCTGCAGAACCGGGTCACCACCAGCAAGGCGGCTCCGCCCTGGACCCTTGGCATCGGCCAGTTGATGGGCAATCTCGCGCGCCGCGGCCTTTTGCCGGCGCCGGGAGACCTCTGA
- a CDS encoding aldehyde dehydrogenase family protein, producing the protein MTETLTHLIGGKAVSAVAERESLNPSDTREVVALAPDGGEAEVDAAVAAARAAFPAWAGASPEVRSDLLDRVGELILARRADLGRLLSREEGKTLPEGVGEVARAGRIFKYFAGEALRRHGQFLDSTRPGVEVTTAREPVGVFGLITPWNFPIAIPAWKAAPALAFGDTVVMKPAETTPAMARALAALIQEAGAPAGVFNLVLGAGAAGAAIANHPGIDGVSFTGSQATGAKVGMAAMARQARVQMEMGGKNPLVVLDDADLDRAVACALDGAFFQTGQRCTASSRIIVTEGVHDRFVEALVAKVAALKVGDALDPATQMGPAASERQFEQNLSYVDIAVKEGGRLAFGGERLKLDKPGYYMSPAVITGTDPAMRINREEVFGPVASLVRVKDYEAALEVANAGGFGLSAGIVTTSLKHATHFRRAVRAGMVMVNLPTAGVDYHVPFGGVRGSSYGAREQGFAAIEFYTQTKTAYCLA; encoded by the coding sequence ATGACCGAAACCCTCACCCACCTGATCGGCGGCAAAGCCGTCTCCGCCGTCGCCGAGCGCGAAAGCCTGAATCCCTCAGACACGCGCGAGGTGGTCGCTCTGGCCCCCGACGGCGGCGAAGCCGAGGTGGACGCGGCGGTCGCCGCAGCACGAGCCGCATTCCCGGCCTGGGCCGGCGCATCGCCGGAAGTGCGCTCGGATCTTCTCGACAGGGTGGGAGAGCTGATCCTGGCCCGCCGCGCCGATCTTGGCCGCCTCCTGTCGCGCGAGGAGGGTAAGACCCTGCCCGAAGGCGTGGGCGAAGTGGCCCGGGCCGGACGCATCTTCAAGTATTTCGCCGGCGAGGCCCTGCGCCGCCATGGCCAGTTCCTGGATTCCACGCGCCCCGGCGTCGAGGTGACCACCGCTCGCGAACCGGTCGGGGTGTTCGGCCTGATCACGCCCTGGAACTTCCCCATCGCCATCCCGGCCTGGAAGGCGGCCCCGGCGCTTGCCTTCGGCGACACGGTGGTGATGAAGCCGGCTGAGACCACGCCGGCCATGGCCCGGGCCCTGGCGGCGCTGATCCAGGAGGCCGGCGCGCCGGCAGGCGTGTTCAACCTGGTGCTGGGCGCCGGCGCCGCAGGAGCGGCCATCGCCAATCACCCGGGCATCGACGGCGTCTCCTTCACCGGTTCCCAGGCCACCGGGGCCAAGGTCGGCATGGCCGCCATGGCCCGCCAGGCGCGGGTGCAGATGGAGATGGGCGGCAAGAACCCGCTGGTGGTGCTGGACGACGCCGACCTAGACCGCGCCGTGGCCTGCGCCCTGGACGGCGCCTTCTTCCAGACCGGCCAGCGCTGCACCGCCTCCAGCCGCATCATCGTCACTGAAGGCGTGCACGACCGTTTCGTCGAGGCCCTGGTGGCCAAGGTCGCCGCGCTGAAGGTCGGCGACGCTCTGGACCCTGCGACCCAGATGGGTCCGGCCGCCAGCGAGCGGCAGTTCGAGCAGAACCTTTCCTACGTCGACATTGCGGTGAAGGAGGGCGGGCGCCTGGCCTTCGGCGGCGAGCGGCTCAAGCTCGACAAGCCGGGCTACTACATGAGCCCGGCGGTGATCACCGGGACCGATCCGGCCATGCGCATCAACCGCGAGGAGGTGTTCGGCCCCGTCGCCAGCCTGGTCCGGGTGAAGGACTACGAGGCCGCGCTGGAAGTCGCCAACGCCGGCGGCTTTGGCCTCTCGGCCGGCATCGTCACCACCTCGCTCAAGCACGCCACCCATTTCCGCCGCGCGGTGCGGGCCGGGATGGTGATGGTCAACCTGCCCACCGCTGGCGTGGACTACCACGTCCCCTTCGGTGGCGTGCGCGGCTCCAGCTATGGCGCACGCGAGCAGGGCTTCGCCGCCATCGAATTCTACACCCAGACCAAGACCGCCTACTGCCTGGCTTAA